A genomic segment from Anopheles maculipalpis chromosome X, idAnoMacuDA_375_x, whole genome shotgun sequence encodes:
- the LOC126556506 gene encoding outer dynein arm-docking complex subunit 3, whose product MSTPKPILNAENLALTNKRIGELKKKVMLAEGQKKAYTEEWNDKKKAQNDRMAELRKEVRDLTNKLSYLHNPTSAKAQKNVQEIKRRVPLPPGAKSVAHALRIVDLKVIDLNKQTDVTEDRVRKRERHFKQLVEQYQALVGYRDAKSDGSNPPETIEEDANRKLITRLENEIHRTTVQWMEAEHIRKKYRGIKSSLMRDAEKFESSLLELEQAITEQQAEINKLEEVHKEAVQMRDSTKTILQRQEQTTHYSNKAREKQAQDFRRQVEERKLELERLERKIFSSGKTLIHQESILSGSGEHGRGGEGGDDGSSLHDKDGASEMEQKFKKLMQATGVSAASEVVDRFLAQREASARLTYLRTVTENEKKQLEAQRELMKAQLDAFKFADVKDSDVNQEELEKIKNSIEEQKQRREECDKAIEYTRNVFDTIKDALIELLLKLREIEESLDTASPYGRRTPLKPAELKDISSGKLAVEELGNLLEERIKLGLIASGQLAADVDSGLSEDEGEAGQATVPGIPSPATPPTPTVQQLSPSPGGPASAAGSSVLSTSSPAEDREKPPAYPPVYMNLIAGRTTTQISSTSPGQGTTVVLSDDEGDVPSRSYLKRQANMIIEAKSRRKGFRMPVPKRR is encoded by the exons ATGTCGACACCGAAACCGATACTGAACGCGGAAAATCTCGCCCTAACCAACAAGCGTATCGGCGAGCTGAAGAAAAAGGTAATGCTGGCCGAGGGCCAAAAGAAAGCGTACACCGAGGAATGGAACGACAAGAAAAAGGCCCAGAACGATCGGATGGCCGAGCTGCGGAAGGAGGTGCGTGACCTAACGAACAAGCTGTCCTACCTGCACAATCCGACCAGCGCCAAGGCGCAGAAGAATGTGCAGGAGATCAAGCGCCGGGTCCCGTTGCCGCCCGGTGCGAAATCGGTCGCACACGCGCTGCGTATCGTCGACCTGAAGGTGATCGATCTGAACAAGCAGACGGACGTCACCGAGGACCGGGTGCGAAAGCGCGAGCGTCACTTCAAGCAGTTGGTCGAACAGTACCAGGCGTTGGTGGGCTACCGGGACGCGAAAAGTGATGGTTCGAATCCGCCAGAAACGATCGAGGAGGACGCGAACCGGAAGTTGATCACGCGGCTGGAGAATGAAATCCACCGCACGACGGTACAGTGGATGGAGGCGGAGCACATCCGGAAGAAGTATCGGGGCATCAAATCGTCGCTGATGCGCGATGCGGAAAAGTTCGAAAGCTCGCTGCTGGAGCTGGAGCAGGCAATCACGGAGCAGCAGGCCGAGATCAACAAGCTGGAGGAGGTGCACAAGGAGGCGGTCCAGATGCGGGACAGTACGAAGACGATCCTCCAGCGGCAGGAGCAGACGACGCACTACTCGAACAAGGCGCGGGAAAAGCAGGCGCAAGATTTCCGGCGCCAGGTCGAGGAACGGAAGCTCGAGCTGGAGCGATTGGAGCGGAAGATTTTCTCCTCGGGAAAGACGCTCATCCATCAGGAAAGCATACTGTCCGGGTCGGGTGAGCACGGTCGCGGCGGGGAAGGTGGTGACGATGGTAGCAGCCTGCACGATAAGGACGGTGCGTCCGAGATGGAGCAGAAGTTTAAGAAGCTGATGCAGGCGACCGGTGTCAGTGCGGCTAGCGAGGTCGTCGACCGTTTCCTGGCGCAACGGGAAGCATCCGCCCGGCTCACCTACCTCCGCACCGTAACCGAGAACGAGAAGAAGCAGCTGGAGGCGCAGCGCGAACTGATGAAGGCGCAGCTAGACGCGTTCAAGTTCGCCGACGTCAAGGATAGCGATGT CAATCAGGAAGAGctggaaaagataaaaaattcCATCGAGGAACAGAAGCAACGGCGCGAAGAGTGCGACAAGGCGATCGAGTACACGCGCAACGTGTTCGACACGATCAAGGATGCGCTGATCGAGCTGCTGCTTAAGTTGCGCGAAATCGAGGAAAGTCTCGATACGGCCTCACCGTACGGTCGCCGTACACCGCTCAAGCCGGCCGAACTGAAGGACATCTCGTCCGGCAAGTTGGCGGTCGAGGAGCTCGGCAACCTGCTGGAGGAGCGCATCAAGCTCGGGCTCATCGCCAGCGGCCAGCTGGCAGCTGACGTCGACAGTGGTCTGTCGGAGGACGAAGGGGAGGCGGGACAGGCAACGGTACCCGGTATTCCGTCGCCCGCCACCCCACCGACGCCTACCGTGCAGCAGCTCTCACCGAGCCCGGGTGGGCCCGCTTCTGCAGCGGGCAGTAGCGTGCTGTCCACCTCCTCGCCCGCTGAAGATCGGGAAAAGCCTCCCGCCTATCCGCCGGTCTATATGAATCTGATCGCTGGCCGAACCACCACACAGATTTCGTCCACCTCACCCGGTCAAGGTACCACCGTCGTACTGTCTGACGATGAGGGCGACGTGCCGTCGCGGAGCTACCTAAAGCGGCAGGCCAATATGATTATAGAGGCAAAGTCACGGCGCAAAGGTTTCCGGATGCCGGTGCCGAAAAGGCGCTAA